One window of the Natrinema sp. CBA1119 genome contains the following:
- a CDS encoding pro-sigmaK processing inhibitor BofA family protein, giving the protein MTGLEMLLLILVLVLVLVAAQLIEVARPFIVNAVSGLVVLYLAQVVFGVGVAVTPLTVAIVAIGGVPGSLLVLALSLFGVAFVP; this is encoded by the coding sequence ATGACCGGACTCGAGATGTTGCTTCTGATTCTCGTGTTGGTGCTCGTCCTCGTGGCGGCCCAGCTCATCGAGGTCGCGAGACCCTTCATCGTCAACGCGGTGAGCGGACTCGTGGTGTTGTACCTCGCTCAGGTCGTCTTCGGCGTCGGAGTGGCGGTGACGCCGCTAACGGTTGCGATCGTCGCGATCGGCGGCGTTCCGGGCTCGTTGCTCGTGCTCGCGCTCTCGCTGTTCGGTGTCGCCTTCGTTCCGTAA
- a CDS encoding DEAD/DEAH box helicase: protein MSKQVQQVDTIFCHETGGDFLVIVERDGQRLFRAKLGLSETSAGPRPAKFRLKDGSSEEPRQPDEFVELARRSKRIRISEQTSSAGRRDLREMLEGYQLEDKVKTVRTCRYCAGAGRYSPITTETAVKDDNDWICTDCAKQELERQLSFSGGGEVSGAAKERLEDLMLEVQDLERIVNLLKGQLDPDLTKFDTISATTEEVDPVRTDSLTLHPGIQNLLEDRFETLLPVQSLAVENGLLDGEDQLVVSATATGKTLVGEMTGIDRVLEGKGTMLFLVPLVALANQKYEDFQDEYGHLVDVSIRVGASRIADNGNQFDPNADVIVGTYEGIDHALRTGKEMGDIGTVVIDEVHTLKEEDRGHRLDGLISRLKYTCEQRAARREEYDGAQWVYLSATVGNPTQLTEALEATLIEFEERPIPIERHVTFADGQEKVRVENKLVKREFDTESSKGYRGQTIIFTNSRRRCHEISRKLDYSAAPYHAGLDYKRRKTVERKFGEQELSAVVTTAALAAGVDFPASQVIFDSLAMGIEWLSVQEFHQMLGRAGRPDYHDTGTVYVLVEPDTVYHNSMEMSEDEVAFKLLKGEMESVMTHYDEAAAVEETLANVTVGGKAAKALNDRMLGDVPTKHAIGKLLQYDFIDGFEPTPLGRVVTEHFLEPGQAFTLLDGIRKDAHPYELVADIELRDEDL from the coding sequence CGAAGTTCCGACTCAAAGATGGCTCGAGCGAGGAGCCCCGCCAGCCCGACGAGTTCGTCGAACTCGCCCGCCGGTCCAAGCGGATCCGCATCTCCGAACAGACCTCGAGCGCCGGTCGGCGCGACCTTCGAGAGATGCTCGAGGGCTACCAACTCGAGGACAAGGTCAAGACCGTCAGAACCTGTCGCTACTGCGCCGGCGCGGGCCGGTACTCGCCGATCACGACCGAGACCGCCGTCAAGGACGACAACGACTGGATCTGTACGGACTGTGCGAAACAGGAACTCGAGCGCCAGCTTTCCTTTTCGGGCGGCGGCGAGGTCTCGGGTGCCGCCAAGGAGCGTCTCGAAGACCTCATGCTGGAAGTACAGGACCTGGAGCGGATCGTCAACCTGCTCAAGGGACAGCTCGACCCCGATCTGACGAAGTTCGATACCATCTCGGCGACGACCGAGGAGGTCGACCCCGTTCGGACGGACTCGTTGACCCTGCATCCGGGTATCCAGAACCTTCTCGAGGACCGGTTCGAGACGCTGCTGCCGGTCCAGAGCCTCGCGGTCGAGAACGGCCTTCTGGATGGCGAGGACCAGCTCGTCGTCTCCGCGACGGCGACCGGGAAGACCCTCGTCGGCGAAATGACCGGCATCGACCGCGTCCTCGAGGGCAAGGGGACGATGCTCTTTCTCGTGCCGCTGGTGGCGCTGGCCAATCAGAAGTACGAGGACTTTCAGGACGAATACGGCCACCTCGTCGACGTCTCCATCCGCGTGGGCGCGAGCCGGATCGCCGACAACGGCAACCAGTTCGATCCGAACGCCGATGTCATCGTCGGCACCTACGAGGGGATCGATCACGCCCTGCGGACGGGCAAGGAGATGGGCGACATCGGGACCGTCGTCATCGACGAGGTCCACACGCTGAAAGAGGAGGATCGGGGCCACCGCCTCGACGGCCTCATCTCGCGGCTCAAGTACACGTGCGAGCAGCGGGCGGCGCGCCGCGAGGAGTACGACGGCGCGCAGTGGGTCTACCTCTCGGCGACTGTCGGCAACCCGACGCAGCTCACCGAAGCGCTCGAGGCGACGCTCATCGAGTTCGAGGAGCGGCCGATCCCGATCGAACGCCACGTCACCTTCGCGGACGGCCAGGAGAAAGTGCGGGTCGAGAACAAACTCGTCAAACGCGAGTTCGACACCGAGTCCTCGAAGGGGTATCGCGGGCAGACGATTATCTTCACCAACTCCCGGCGGCGCTGTCACGAGATTTCGCGGAAGCTCGACTACTCGGCCGCTCCCTACCACGCCGGACTGGACTACAAGCGCCGAAAGACGGTCGAACGCAAGTTCGGCGAGCAGGAGCTCTCGGCGGTCGTGACGACCGCCGCGCTGGCCGCGGGGGTCGACTTCCCCGCCTCGCAGGTCATCTTCGACTCGCTGGCGATGGGCATCGAGTGGCTCTCGGTCCAGGAGTTCCACCAGATGCTCGGCCGCGCGGGCCGGCCCGACTACCACGACACGGGGACGGTGTACGTCCTCGTCGAACCCGACACCGTCTACCACAATTCGATGGAGATGAGCGAAGACGAGGTCGCCTTCAAACTCCTCAAAGGCGAGATGGAGTCGGTGATGACTCACTACGACGAGGCCGCGGCCGTCGAGGAGACGCTCGCGAACGTCACGGTCGGCGGCAAGGCAGCGAAGGCACTTAACGACCGGATGCTCGGCGACGTCCCCACGAAACACGCCATCGGCAAGCTGTTGCAGTACGACTTCATCGACGGCTTCGAACCCACGCCGCTCGGTCGCGTGGTGACCGAACACTTCCTCGAGCCCGGCCAGGCGTTCACGCTTCTCGACGGGATCCGGAAGGACGCTCATCCCTACGAGCTCGTCGCGGATATCGAACTCCGGGACGAAGACCTCTGA